The proteins below come from a single Cylindrospermopsis raciborskii Cr2010 genomic window:
- the wbuZ gene encoding glycosyl amidation-associated protein WbuZ: protein MLKVRVIPTLLWKQFGLVKGTRFNSWRRVGSVLPAIKVYNQRDVDELILVDITANTTGESPDFESIADFSQECFVPFAVGGGVTNIDHVQNLLRSGADKIVVNTAAYSSPSLITDIARRYGTQCVVSSIDVKRKSRSDWICFSHSGSKDTGREVVSWARELEDRGAGEILITSIDNDGMMQGYDLSLIETVSQSVKIPVIASGGAGNYNHMIQAIKQSGASAVAAASMFHFTEQTPAGAKEAMKKAGIPVRLNFATT, encoded by the coding sequence ATGCTAAAAGTGCGGGTAATACCAACCCTGTTGTGGAAACAGTTTGGACTGGTCAAGGGAACTCGATTTAATAGTTGGCGAAGAGTAGGTTCAGTTTTACCCGCAATTAAAGTGTACAACCAGCGTGATGTTGACGAGTTGATATTGGTGGATATTACAGCCAATACTACGGGTGAATCTCCCGATTTTGAATCCATTGCTGACTTTAGTCAGGAATGCTTTGTGCCTTTTGCAGTCGGTGGTGGAGTCACTAATATTGATCATGTTCAAAATCTACTTCGATCAGGTGCTGACAAGATTGTAGTTAACACAGCAGCTTACAGTTCACCATCCTTAATAACTGATATAGCACGTCGTTATGGGACACAGTGTGTTGTGTCAAGCATTGATGTAAAGCGTAAATCTAGGAGTGATTGGATTTGCTTTAGCCATTCTGGTTCTAAGGATACGGGACGAGAAGTCGTTTCTTGGGCACGAGAACTTGAGGATCGCGGTGCTGGTGAAATACTGATCACATCGATTGATAATGACGGTATGATGCAGGGGTACGACCTTAGTTTAATTGAGACTGTAAGCCAATCAGTAAAAATACCCGTTATTGCTTCTGGTGGTGCTGGTAACTATAATCATATGATTCAGGCAATAAAACAATCAGGTGCTTCTGCTGTTGCTGCTGCAAGCATGTTCCATTTCACAGAACAGACTCCAGCAGGTGCGAAAGAGGCCATGAAAAAGGCAGGTATACCAGTTCGTCTAAACTTTGCTACAACATAA
- a CDS encoding transposase family protein, giving the protein MKEVIVDGTERPVQRPQNRERQKEYYSGKKKRHTCKQITVSTREKRVIIRTKTRAGKVHDKRLLHESEIVQYIPDEVAIEGDLGFHGLEKEFVNVHLPHKKPKGKELTQQQKEENRELSRQRVVCEHAHSGIKRYNCVHSVYRNRVTDFDDQLMLVSAGLWNFYLDAA; this is encoded by the coding sequence GTGAAGGAGGTGATTGTGGATGGTACGGAGCGTCCAGTCCAGCGTCCTCAAAACCGAGAACGCCAAAAAGAGTATTACTCTGGCAAGAAAAAGCGGCATACATGCAAGCAGATTACAGTCAGCACAAGGGAGAAACGAGTGATTATTCGGACGAAAACCAGAGCAGGTAAAGTGCATGACAAACGGCTACTCCATGAATCAGAGATAGTGCAATACATTCCTGATGAAGTAGCAATAGAGGGAGATTTGGGTTTTCATGGGTTGGAGAAAGAATTTGTCAATGTCCATTTACCACACAAGAAACCGAAAGGTAAGGAGTTAACACAGCAGCAAAAGGAGGAGAATCGAGAACTCAGTCGTCAGCGAGTTGTGTGTGAGCACGCTCACTCTGGAATTAAGAGATATAACTGTGTACATTCTGTATATAGGAATCGTGTGACCGATTTTGATGATCAATTGATGTTGGTCAGTGCAGGGCTATGGAACTTCTATTTAGATGCAGCATAA
- a CDS encoding helix-turn-helix domain-containing protein, with the protein MLKLDRVLNQERLLRAMTGLNRQAFNELLSQFADTYERTVFNSLANRKRAPGGGRKPTLRSIEEKLFYILLYCKCYPTFDLLSVLFNFDRSCAHDWVHRLLSVLETTLGEKQVLPARKLRSRNSPKGFQM; encoded by the coding sequence ATGTTGAAGTTAGACCGCGTCCTGAATCAAGAGCGACTGCTACGAGCAATGACTGGACTTAACCGCCAAGCATTCAACGAGCTGTTATCTCAGTTTGCTGATACCTATGAACGCACCGTGTTCAACTCCTTAGCAAACCGCAAACGTGCGCCCGGGGGCGGACGCAAGCCTACACTCAGAAGTATAGAGGAAAAACTATTTTATATCCTGCTGTACTGCAAATGTTATCCGACGTTTGACTTGCTGAGTGTGTTGTTCAACTTTGACCGCTCCTGTGCTCATGATTGGGTACATCGACTACTGTCTGTGCTAGAAACCACTTTAGGAGAAAAGCAAGTTTTGCCAGCACGCAAACTCAGGAGCAGGAATTCACCAAAAGGTTTCCAGATGTGA
- a CDS encoding PIN domain-containing protein, protein MDVQIWINLALQHPKIQLLALTPEIAVLSTRLPGNFHGDPADRLIVASSLVHQKFP, encoded by the coding sequence ATGGATGTCCAAATTTGGATAAATCTCGCACTTCAACATCCAAAAATTCAACTGTTAGCTTTAACACCAGAAATTGCGGTGCTGTCAACTAGATTACCAGGGAATTTTCATGGTGATCCAGCAGATCGATTGATTGTAGCCAGTAGTTTAGTTCACCAAAAGTTTCCTTGA
- a CDS encoding N-acetylneuraminate synthase family protein: MKSDRTLPSPEHQASLEPQELNQLVRQIRDLPKLFCAVLSVAILFY, from the coding sequence ATAAAAAGCGATCGCACTCTCCCTAGTCCGGAGCATCAGGCCTCCTTAGAACCCCAAGAATTAAATCAGCTGGTACGACAAATTCGAGATTTACCCAAACTATTTTGCGCTGTTCTGAGTGTGGCGATTTTATTCTACTGA